From the Candidatus Bathyarchaeota archaeon genome, one window contains:
- a CDS encoding ABC transporter ATP-binding protein, whose translation MTQNSTYAVELKNVVKRYNELTAVNNVSLNIQQGEIFGLLGPNGSGKSTTLKMILGLLQPTQGDVVVLGLNTQKDAVEIKSLVGYAPEAPRIYEFLTGIEFLDFIGDIYGMSPEEKSSRISEYLKALQLEGREGDMISGYSEGMKQKIALIAAFIHRPKLLILDEPLNALDPRSARIVKDTIHQLKQQGVTTIMSTHILEIAQAVCDRIGIMYKGDLLALGNMEELQKMASLPGSGLEDIFLKLTGTGDVKAVVEALVK comes from the coding sequence ATGACACAGAATAGTACGTATGCCGTTGAATTGAAAAACGTGGTTAAAAGATACAATGAACTTACAGCTGTAAACAACGTTAGTTTGAATATACAGCAGGGAGAGATTTTTGGTTTACTAGGACCAAACGGGTCAGGGAAATCCACCACTCTTAAAATGATCTTGGGACTGCTTCAGCCCACACAGGGCGACGTAGTCGTACTAGGTTTGAACACCCAAAAAGACGCCGTAGAAATCAAAAGTTTAGTAGGCTACGCGCCTGAAGCCCCCCGAATCTACGAGTTCCTCACGGGAATTGAATTTTTGGATTTCATAGGAGACATCTACGGCATGTCCCCCGAAGAGAAAAGCAGCCGAATCAGCGAGTACCTAAAAGCCCTGCAACTCGAGGGCAGGGAAGGCGACATGATAAGCGGCTACTCTGAGGGTATGAAGCAGAAAATCGCGCTTATAGCCGCGTTCATTCACCGCCCCAAACTCCTCATCTTAGATGAACCTCTTAACGCTTTAGACCCCCGCTCTGCACGCATCGTCAAAGACACCATCCACCAGCTAAAACAGCAAGGCGTAACCACCATCATGTCCACACATATTTTGGAGATAGCCCAAGCAGTATGTGACCGCATCGGTATCATGTACAAAGGCGACCTCTTAGCTCTTGGCAACATGGAAGAACTGCAGAAAATGGCGTCGCTACCTGGCTCAGGCTTGGAGGACATATTCCTAAAACTCACGGGCACAGGCGACGTTAAAGCTGTGGTTGAGGCACTTGTGAAATGA
- a CDS encoding nitrous oxide-stimulated promoter family protein — protein MAVEHPRMRREKKTIEAMVQIYCRAHHHGAGGELCVECSEFLSYAFARLDKCPFQEKKSTCGKCTVHCYKPDMLEKVKTVMRYSGPRMLLYHPALALHHVWDGRRAPPALKKKEKK, from the coding sequence ATGGCTGTTGAGCATCCGCGGATGAGGCGTGAGAAGAAAACCATTGAGGCTATGGTGCAGATTTACTGTCGGGCACATCATCACGGTGCAGGTGGGGAGCTTTGCGTGGAGTGTAGCGAGTTTTTGTCGTATGCTTTTGCGCGTTTGGATAAGTGTCCGTTTCAGGAAAAGAAAAGCACCTGCGGAAAATGCACGGTGCACTGCTACAAGCCTGATATGCTCGAAAAAGTCAAGACCGTTATGCGGTACTCGGGACCACGCATGCTTTTGTATCATCCCGCGTTGGCGTTGCATCATGTTTGGGACGGACGACGCGCGCCGCCTGCCCTGAAAAAGAAAGAAAAAAAGTAG
- a CDS encoding thioredoxin family protein, with the protein MIEIFDAQELTQQLQKNPNAVVLFYASWCPFCRNFLPVFEEYAKTSSPAVYMRVKLDEDENPLWERYSLDAVPSVLLFENGEVKRRLDCQRGIGLTKQLFSNWLQTA; encoded by the coding sequence ATGATTGAGATTTTTGATGCGCAAGAGTTAACCCAGCAGCTACAAAAGAACCCAAACGCAGTTGTTTTGTTCTATGCGTCATGGTGCCCGTTTTGCAGGAATTTTCTGCCCGTCTTTGAGGAATACGCAAAAACCAGCTCTCCCGCCGTTTACATGCGCGTAAAACTTGACGAGGACGAAAACCCGCTGTGGGAAAGGTACTCTTTGGATGCTGTGCCGTCGGTTCTGCTTTTTGAAAACGGAGAGGTAAAACGGCGCCTTGACTGCCAACGCGGCATAGGATTAACCAAGCAGCTTTTTAGCAACTGGCTCCAAACAGCATAA
- a CDS encoding SIS domain-containing protein: MLAPLYEDLKAADCVVCGGSGRSLHSLNAAMSQFALSKAGWRNKVVLTPDDPGFPGRNMYEAAEDLERRYKKVLLLMNSGSGYSDDPLGMAQDLACYIEEKQSKKFSMGLFTSGMNSPLAKITSKHGHVVQIKGRGKMKPSFEYSETGMMGDIFELGTLQLLCMMTEAIFRNLEVDDVYTLCEEEFEIIGDMIDNNINSETYAQLVDLMEKRTNVYLGGKGTANEIAKMTGVRLFHIKTVLGDNVFMTRGVNTPRPRAGDLEILLSYTGETKSVLLWCDVLQKFNGTVLAITGNENSPLAKKADLKIILPEEDKPGSPRRFYTRAAFVLSPLPVRFAERLALRGLKLPEYIISWYHSVTQ, translated from the coding sequence ATGCTTGCGCCTTTGTATGAGGATTTGAAGGCGGCGGATTGTGTGGTTTGTGGTGGTTCGGGCAGGTCTTTGCATTCATTGAATGCTGCTATGAGCCAGTTTGCGCTTAGTAAGGCGGGGTGGAGAAACAAGGTTGTTCTGACTCCTGATGACCCTGGTTTTCCTGGACGGAACATGTATGAAGCTGCCGAGGATTTAGAGCGCAGGTACAAGAAGGTGCTGTTGCTTATGAACAGCGGTAGCGGCTACTCAGACGACCCCCTTGGCATGGCACAGGATTTAGCATGTTACATCGAAGAGAAACAGAGCAAAAAATTCAGCATGGGCCTATTCACGTCGGGCATGAATTCGCCTTTGGCGAAGATAACTAGCAAGCATGGTCATGTGGTTCAAATCAAGGGACGCGGAAAGATGAAGCCGTCTTTTGAGTACAGCGAGACAGGCATGATGGGTGACATTTTTGAGTTGGGTACGCTGCAGCTTTTGTGCATGATGACTGAAGCGATTTTCCGCAACTTGGAAGTAGATGACGTCTACACGCTCTGCGAAGAAGAATTCGAAATCATCGGCGACATGATAGACAACAACATAAACTCTGAAACATACGCGCAGCTAGTAGATTTGATGGAGAAGCGAACCAACGTTTACCTAGGCGGAAAAGGAACCGCTAACGAAATCGCCAAAATGACTGGCGTACGGCTTTTCCACATCAAAACCGTCCTGGGCGATAACGTCTTCATGACCCGCGGCGTCAATACTCCACGACCCCGAGCAGGCGACCTAGAAATTTTGCTGTCCTACACGGGCGAAACCAAATCCGTCCTTTTGTGGTGTGATGTGCTGCAGAAATTCAACGGCACCGTGCTGGCTATAACGGGAAACGAAAACTCGCCCTTAGCCAAAAAAGCCGACCTCAAAATCATTTTGCCCGAAGAAGACAAACCTGGTTCCCCGCGCCGCTTCTACACCCGCGCCGCTTTCGTCCTTAGCCCCTTGCCCGTCAGATTTGCAGAACGCCTAGCCCTGCGCGGACTAAAACTTCCAGAATACATAATCAGCTGGTACCACAGCGTCACACAGTAA
- a CDS encoding DUF2284 domain-containing protein — protein MSNQIDLGKFDFLKKRALELGASDAKLFPADQVVVEDRVVLKCKVGCNNYGKTLACPPFTPTPAEFRRIVSEYSTAMFMKFTSNAQADKELQKNLSKTDDKTLDADVKAKVDDFWATWKADKNKMLASVVELEKEAMRKGYPLAVSFVSGACYLCEKCNIETGICAHPTMARYSEDALGVNVKKTAQNAGIPVTFPFPKNPESFALLLID, from the coding sequence ATGTCTAATCAGATTGACTTGGGAAAGTTTGATTTTCTAAAGAAGCGCGCTTTGGAGTTGGGGGCTTCGGATGCGAAGCTTTTTCCTGCTGACCAGGTTGTAGTGGAAGACCGCGTTGTGCTTAAGTGCAAGGTCGGCTGCAACAACTACGGGAAAACCTTGGCTTGTCCGCCTTTTACTCCTACGCCTGCCGAGTTTAGGCGCATCGTGAGCGAGTACAGCACGGCTATGTTCATGAAGTTTACCTCAAACGCCCAAGCCGACAAAGAACTACAAAAGAACCTGTCAAAAACTGACGATAAAACCCTGGATGCAGATGTAAAAGCAAAAGTGGATGATTTCTGGGCGACCTGGAAGGCTGACAAGAACAAGATGCTTGCTTCTGTTGTTGAACTAGAAAAAGAAGCCATGCGCAAAGGCTACCCCCTCGCCGTAAGCTTTGTCTCAGGCGCCTGCTACCTGTGCGAAAAATGCAACATCGAAACAGGAATATGCGCCCACCCAACCATGGCACGCTACTCCGAAGACGCACTAGGCGTAAACGTCAAAAAAACCGCTCAAAACGCAGGCATACCCGTCACGTTCCCCTTCCCCAAGAACCCCGAATCCTTCGCGCTGCTCCTAATAGACTAA
- a CDS encoding nitroreductase family protein, translating to MDVFDAIQNRKSSRSYKPTPVPKAVLEKLLDAARLSPSAKNLQPWHFIVVTDKAKRKALSGGMFARFLGKVPAVIVLCGDEQASPDWYVVDVALAGENMVLAATSEGLGTCWVGSFDEKQVQQLLKIPEHMRVVALLAVGYAEEKISLTEKIIHLIRRRKPLTEISSWEMYGQNPDGSPNGGAPN from the coding sequence ATGGATGTTTTTGACGCCATACAAAACCGAAAATCCAGCCGTTCATATAAGCCAACTCCAGTGCCTAAAGCAGTTTTGGAGAAGCTTTTGGATGCCGCTAGGCTTTCGCCTTCAGCTAAGAACCTGCAGCCGTGGCATTTTATTGTTGTAACCGACAAGGCTAAACGCAAAGCACTCTCAGGGGGCATGTTCGCCAGGTTCCTTGGGAAGGTGCCTGCGGTTATTGTGTTGTGTGGGGACGAGCAAGCTTCACCTGACTGGTACGTTGTTGACGTCGCTTTGGCGGGGGAAAACATGGTTTTGGCAGCAACTTCTGAGGGACTGGGAACCTGCTGGGTAGGCAGCTTCGACGAAAAACAAGTCCAACAACTGCTAAAAATCCCAGAACACATGCGCGTCGTAGCGTTACTCGCTGTTGGTTACGCCGAAGAAAAAATAAGTCTCACAGAAAAAATCATACACTTAATCCGCCGCCGCAAACCCCTAACAGAAATCTCCAGCTGGGAAATGTACGGACAAAACCCCGACGGCAGCCCCAACGGAGGCGCACCAAATTAA
- a CDS encoding DUF5615 family PIN-like protein translates to MLDEMYAGLKEYFETLGYEVETAQEAGLNGAKDMTVVQYAAKHNLLLVTQDLKPSELAQMTGTKYLLISNALIAQAAHQAIQNKYLK, encoded by the coding sequence CTGCTCGACGAAATGTACGCAGGACTAAAAGAGTACTTTGAAACATTAGGCTACGAAGTAGAAACCGCCCAAGAAGCAGGGCTAAACGGCGCAAAAGACATGACCGTCGTCCAATACGCCGCCAAACACAACCTACTCCTCGTAACCCAAGACCTCAAACCCTCTGAACTCGCCCAAATGACAGGCACCAAATACCTACTCATCAGCAACGCCCTCATCGCCCAAGCCGCACACCAAGCCATTCAAAACAAATACCTAAAATAA
- the dinB gene encoding DNA polymerase IV, with protein MRQVGRFIFHLDMDHFFTAVEVRERPELLGKPVVVGADPKGGKGRGVVSTSSYEARRAGVYSGIPISQAWQLCPEAVYLRPNYPLYKRVSKEIMAVVQGYADGFEQWGLDEAFLDVSSRVADFGEAEALARQIKLEILRRQRLTCSVGVGANKLVAKVASDYQKPDGLTVVRQEEAEAFLAPLPVRKLLWVGRKTEAKLKTLGVETIGDLAGYDPTALTDMFGVTGKQIYLMAQGIDRSEIQVRSEAKSISHETTFEEDTADPQILQEALYALNTEVAQEATGQHLFFKTITVKVRYQNFETHTKSKTLPFMTNRPQDLQKTAQTLLQPYLHTGRKIRLIGVRVSSLVSGKKQQTLF; from the coding sequence ATGCGTCAGGTTGGACGATTTATTTTTCATTTGGATATGGATCATTTTTTTACGGCGGTTGAGGTTCGGGAGCGTCCTGAGCTTTTGGGTAAGCCTGTGGTGGTTGGAGCTGACCCTAAAGGCGGCAAAGGCAGGGGCGTGGTTAGCACGAGCAGTTATGAAGCGCGCAGGGCTGGGGTATATTCGGGTATACCGATTTCGCAGGCGTGGCAGCTTTGCCCCGAAGCGGTGTATTTGCGTCCGAATTACCCGTTGTACAAGCGGGTTTCAAAAGAGATTATGGCGGTTGTGCAAGGTTACGCAGATGGTTTTGAGCAGTGGGGGTTGGATGAGGCATTTTTGGATGTTTCTTCGCGCGTTGCAGATTTTGGGGAAGCGGAGGCGTTGGCGAGGCAAATTAAACTGGAGATTTTGCGGCGGCAGCGTTTGACGTGTTCGGTGGGAGTAGGAGCAAACAAGCTCGTCGCCAAGGTCGCCAGTGACTACCAAAAACCCGACGGGTTAACCGTGGTTAGGCAGGAGGAGGCGGAGGCGTTTTTGGCGCCGTTGCCTGTTCGCAAGCTGCTGTGGGTGGGACGCAAAACCGAAGCAAAACTCAAAACGTTGGGTGTAGAAACCATCGGTGACCTCGCAGGCTACGACCCCACCGCGTTAACGGACATGTTTGGCGTTACGGGCAAGCAGATTTATCTCATGGCACAGGGCATAGACCGCAGCGAAATCCAAGTACGCAGCGAAGCCAAATCCATAAGCCACGAAACCACCTTTGAAGAAGACACCGCAGACCCACAAATCCTACAAGAAGCCCTCTACGCCCTAAACACCGAAGTTGCCCAGGAAGCCACAGGACAGCACCTGTTTTTTAAGACCATAACCGTGAAAGTGCGTTACCAGAACTTTGAAACCCACACCAAAAGCAAAACCCTGCCGTTTATGACTAACCGCCCTCAAGACCTCCAAAAAACCGCCCAGACGCTGCTACAACCATACCTGCATACGGGTCGCAAAATCAGGCTCATAGGCGTACGCGTATCCAGCTTGGTTTCAGGCAAAAAACAGCAAACCCTGTTTTAG
- a CDS encoding YkgJ family cysteine cluster protein, which yields MAFRYPENLRFTCTRCGLCCGDTPTKTRHILLLPSDVRRISQSTKQPLNSFAHRITGKTPYLYEMHKQNSGKCLFLKENQCSIYQNRPLICRFYPFELKTDENQTPVFTATNECPSISSADPMQETVLDAKYFERLLALARAELSCSCE from the coding sequence TTGGCGTTTCGTTACCCCGAAAACCTGCGTTTCACATGCACCAGATGCGGCTTATGCTGCGGCGACACACCCACAAAAACCCGCCATATCCTACTTTTGCCCTCGGATGTGCGGCGCATCTCCCAGAGTACAAAGCAGCCCCTAAACAGCTTTGCCCACCGAATCACAGGAAAAACCCCCTACCTCTACGAAATGCATAAACAAAACAGCGGCAAATGCCTTTTTCTTAAAGAAAACCAATGCAGCATATACCAAAACCGACCCTTAATTTGCAGGTTCTACCCCTTCGAGCTAAAAACCGACGAAAACCAAACGCCTGTCTTCACCGCCACCAACGAGTGCCCCTCCATATCCAGCGCTGATCCAATGCAGGAAACGGTTTTGGATGCCAAATATTTTGAGCGGCTGTTGGCTTTGGCGCGTGCCGAGCTATCTTGCTCCTGTGAATAG
- the pyrI gene encoding aspartate carbamoyltransferase regulatory subunit, translating to MGVDREVRVSKIKDGTVIDHIRGGYALDVVRILGVTGHEKQVVTIGINVPSKRFGVKDIVKIEGKSLSSQEVNRIALIAPNATINIIKNYEVVDKVEVKLPNAIEDIICCINPMCISNSHEPVGTKFYLETQEPLILKCHYCGYIQEKQDILRQF from the coding sequence ATGGGTGTTGACCGGGAAGTTAGGGTTTCTAAAATCAAGGATGGCACGGTTATTGATCATATTCGGGGTGGTTACGCTTTGGATGTGGTTAGGATTTTGGGTGTGACTGGGCATGAGAAGCAGGTGGTGACTATTGGAATTAATGTGCCCAGTAAACGTTTTGGCGTTAAAGATATCGTGAAGATTGAGGGTAAATCTTTGAGCAGCCAAGAAGTTAACCGCATAGCGCTTATTGCGCCAAACGCCACCATAAACATCATCAAAAACTACGAGGTCGTCGACAAAGTCGAAGTCAAACTACCCAACGCCATCGAAGACATCATATGCTGCATAAACCCCATGTGCATAAGCAACAGCCACGAACCCGTAGGCACAAAATTCTACCTAGAAACCCAAGAACCCCTCATCCTAAAATGCCACTACTGCGGCTACATCCAAGAAAAACAAGACATACTCCGCCAATTCTAA
- a CDS encoding AarF/UbiB family protein, protein MVMGDDVQDSAITSQSLNQQIQEFSKHIAGSNPITAIAVSDSSAGTLNVKGTLQVLLVIHDFQSRLMNYPKIMTGKNVLVFAVDQWIFERDVDRGFLGEAFASFLLFPYDSLVNAPYLEQHEIVLKKRLILELLENLVISYPELSYQIHIKPEYFMYEALLNRVRIFPPLSYGISEFLSGNVENQKVLTVLQGYLKALQLLESEEQIRFKQDYILISKKFLSEHTTPKTYLIQASKNMPRALFSSIFGLFPQMLNFFTQNTEALLKLQIPPWKTEFNSNRQFINPQRYVYAPTAQGLVSLADKVDIQTFAQKVLLDGSYSKIKIEDFGGVLNDVYLIRAFNDVGVEKKILVKRFKDWSSFKWFPLSVWSIGARSFAVLGRSRLAKECAIGELLERKGFNVPKVLYVSTKERLVFMEFIDGETLNNGIKRIANAQNSQDMEKDLEVIKQVGEVYAKIHSLNVALGDTKPENIMVTKQGTLYLLDFEQATRGGNKSWDIAEFLYFSGHYLPANSENKAQKISQAFIDGYLQAGGEINTIRKAGAPKYTRVFSVFTIPSILRTMSNTCKKTQPPN, encoded by the coding sequence ATGGTGATGGGTGATGATGTGCAGGATTCTGCTATTACAAGTCAAAGTTTAAACCAGCAGATTCAAGAGTTCTCCAAGCACATAGCAGGTTCTAACCCTATAACCGCCATCGCTGTGTCAGACAGCTCCGCAGGCACATTAAACGTAAAAGGCACTCTTCAGGTTCTGCTGGTTATTCATGATTTCCAATCACGGCTGATGAATTACCCCAAAATCATGACTGGAAAAAACGTGCTGGTTTTCGCGGTGGACCAGTGGATTTTTGAGCGTGATGTTGACCGCGGCTTTTTAGGAGAGGCTTTTGCCAGTTTTCTGCTTTTCCCGTATGACAGTTTGGTGAACGCGCCGTACCTTGAACAGCATGAAATCGTGCTGAAAAAAAGGTTGATTCTTGAACTTTTAGAGAACCTAGTAATTAGCTACCCCGAACTATCCTACCAAATCCACATCAAACCCGAATACTTCATGTACGAAGCCCTGCTCAACCGCGTTCGCATCTTCCCACCTCTCTCTTATGGCATATCCGAGTTCCTAAGCGGCAACGTAGAAAACCAAAAAGTCCTAACCGTCCTGCAAGGTTACCTAAAAGCCCTACAACTCTTAGAATCCGAAGAGCAAATACGCTTCAAACAAGACTACATCTTAATCTCCAAAAAATTCCTGTCAGAACACACAACACCCAAAACCTACCTCATACAAGCCTCAAAAAACATGCCCCGCGCCCTATTCTCCTCCATATTCGGGCTCTTCCCACAGATGCTAAACTTTTTTACCCAAAACACCGAAGCCCTCCTCAAACTCCAAATACCCCCATGGAAAACCGAATTCAACTCCAACCGCCAATTCATCAACCCCCAACGATACGTTTACGCCCCAACCGCGCAGGGCTTAGTCTCCTTAGCCGACAAAGTCGATATCCAAACATTCGCCCAAAAAGTGCTCCTAGACGGTAGCTACAGCAAAATCAAAATTGAAGACTTCGGCGGCGTCCTAAATGATGTCTATCTTATTCGGGCGTTCAATGATGTTGGTGTGGAGAAGAAGATTTTGGTGAAGCGGTTTAAGGACTGGTCGAGTTTTAAGTGGTTCCCGTTGTCGGTTTGGAGCATCGGAGCCCGCAGTTTTGCTGTTCTTGGCAGGTCGCGGCTTGCAAAAGAATGCGCCATCGGCGAGCTTTTAGAACGAAAAGGCTTCAACGTGCCCAAGGTCCTGTACGTAAGCACCAAAGAACGGCTGGTTTTCATGGAGTTCATTGACGGCGAAACCCTAAACAACGGCATAAAACGCATCGCCAACGCCCAAAACAGCCAAGACATGGAAAAAGACCTTGAAGTCATAAAGCAAGTCGGCGAAGTCTACGCAAAAATCCACAGCCTCAACGTAGCATTAGGCGACACCAAACCCGAAAACATCATGGTCACCAAACAAGGCACCCTGTACCTGCTGGATTTTGAGCAGGCAACCCGCGGCGGCAACAAATCCTGGGACATAGCCGAGTTCCTGTATTTTTCAGGACACTACCTGCCAGCAAACAGCGAAAACAAAGCCCAAAAAATCTCACAAGCATTCATAGACGGGTACTTACAAGCAGGCGGCGAAATCAACACCATACGCAAAGCAGGCGCCCCAAAATACACCCGCGTCTTTAGCGTCTTCACCATACCCTCCATACTACGCACCATGTCAAACACCTGCAAAAAAACCCAACCCCCAAACTAA
- a CDS encoding PadR family transcriptional regulator gives MPNKKEVESRLMKGLLDIIILEILNNEPMHGYQIISSIRKDFGICFGPSSIYPMLNNLEKKGYIQSEWNTTKERPRKTYQLTTEGQNVLYLAEVSLNQLCKKLAMQTRSPSSIPNQAMGTLPS, from the coding sequence GTGCCAAACAAAAAAGAAGTCGAAAGCAGACTAATGAAAGGACTTTTAGACATCATAATATTGGAAATTCTAAATAATGAACCCATGCACGGATACCAAATCATAAGCAGCATCCGCAAGGATTTTGGAATATGCTTTGGACCAAGCAGCATCTACCCCATGCTCAACAATTTAGAAAAAAAGGGTTACATTCAAAGTGAATGGAACACCACCAAAGAACGCCCTCGCAAAACCTACCAGCTAACCACCGAAGGACAAAACGTCCTATACCTGGCAGAAGTCTCGCTCAACCAGCTCTGCAAAAAACTGGCTATGCAAACAAGGTCCCCCTCAAGCATACCCAACCAAGCCATGGGCACCCTGCCAAGCTAA
- a CDS encoding PadR family transcriptional regulator, which yields MEDYKQQLLERITKNLLDIQLLRFIQKEPMWGYKIKKTVEENLGIKLRHGALYPTLNLLEREGFIASEIQPQGGRARKIYTLTSNGKAYLEAYYAVLKEQLNST from the coding sequence ATGGAAGACTACAAACAACAACTTCTCGAACGCATAACCAAAAACCTCCTTGACATCCAACTACTACGCTTCATCCAAAAAGAACCCATGTGGGGCTATAAAATCAAAAAAACCGTAGAGGAAAACCTGGGCATCAAACTCCGACACGGCGCACTATACCCCACGCTTAACCTGCTAGAACGGGAAGGCTTCATAGCCAGCGAAATACAGCCGCAAGGTGGACGGGCCCGAAAAATCTACACGCTGACCTCAAACGGAAAAGCCTACCTTGAAGCATATTACGCAGTATTAAAAGAGCAGCTAAACAGCACATAA
- a CDS encoding DUF996 domain-containing protein, whose protein sequence is MEFNTIKTLGGVGALLMFISSLVSSAAGFAPGFIGLIGFILLIIAVHGLAKHYSTPGIFQNFLYGTLAGVVGVVALAVTAVTVILTSFEEIFYDLFPAWNGDWTSLSQYTAADINTDIAMSSIGTLLAALLIAFVIMFVFLLIVAIFYRRSLNLLRDRSEVGLFGTTGTLLLVGAVLVIVFGIGLFIVWISTLLLAIAFFQLQPKQPQPTTTTDYTPQPQY, encoded by the coding sequence TTGGAATTTAACACAATTAAAACATTGGGCGGCGTAGGCGCACTATTGATGTTCATCTCTTCACTTGTCTCATCTGCTGCTGGCTTTGCACCTGGATTCATCGGACTCATCGGCTTTATCCTTTTGATAATCGCAGTTCATGGTTTGGCAAAACATTACAGTACACCGGGCATTTTCCAGAATTTCTTGTATGGAACTCTTGCGGGCGTAGTAGGAGTAGTTGCTCTTGCAGTGACTGCAGTAACGGTTATACTTACTTCGTTCGAGGAGATTTTCTATGACCTGTTTCCAGCGTGGAACGGGGACTGGACATCACTGAGCCAATACACTGCCGCAGACATAAACACTGACATAGCCATGAGCTCTATTGGAACGTTGCTGGCTGCTCTTCTAATAGCGTTCGTAATCATGTTCGTCTTCCTTCTCATCGTTGCAATCTTCTACAGGCGCTCTTTGAATCTTCTACGCGACAGGTCTGAAGTTGGGCTCTTTGGCACCACTGGAACCTTGCTGCTCGTCGGCGCAGTTCTTGTCATAGTCTTTGGAATCGGCTTGTTCATAGTCTGGATTTCGACACTGCTACTTGCTATAGCCTTCTTCCAACTACAACCCAAACAACCCCAACCCACAACCACCACCGACTACACACCCCAACCCCAATACTAA
- a CDS encoding nucleotide exchange factor GrpE — protein sequence MKDNLKEGKAHADFEAQLVEEKKRSEEYLNCIKYLQADCENMTRRFDRQLEQAVKCANERLVMQLLEVIDELEMAVKNAQDSGSAQLLVEGVQMTLKKLRKVLEQEGVFPIECEGQPFDPSKHNAVATVERPDVEGCIVVEDIRKGYALKDKIIRPSIVKVSVNPSSQSKTKEENET from the coding sequence ATGAAAGATAATTTAAAGGAAGGCAAAGCTCATGCCGACTTTGAAGCACAGTTAGTTGAAGAGAAGAAACGCAGTGAAGAGTACCTGAACTGCATTAAGTATTTGCAAGCTGATTGTGAGAACATGACGCGTCGTTTTGACCGCCAGTTAGAGCAGGCAGTGAAGTGCGCTAATGAACGTTTGGTTATGCAGTTGCTTGAAGTCATTGACGAGTTGGAGATGGCAGTGAAGAACGCTCAGGACTCTGGTTCTGCGCAGCTGCTCGTAGAGGGCGTACAGATGACACTAAAGAAGTTGCGAAAAGTTCTTGAGCAAGAAGGTGTCTTTCCAATAGAATGCGAAGGACAGCCTTTTGACCCCTCAAAACACAACGCAGTAGCTACTGTCGAACGCCCCGACGTCGAGGGCTGCATAGTAGTAGAGGATATCCGAAAAGGCTACGCATTAAAAGACAAAATCATCAGACCCAGCATAGTAAAGGTCTCGGTTAACCCCTCTTCACAGTCAAAAACGAAGGAGGAAAACGAAACATGA